One part of the Syntrophus gentianae genome encodes these proteins:
- a CDS encoding VOC family protein, with product MKIKKMDHFCIAVKDLDAARKVWEPILGKEPDDTYVDEPEKIRVARYWLGGVGFELMESTAPDGPVAQWIEKHGEGIMLIGLNVESTREAIAELEAKGYPFVAPPSPIADDITGKARPFRDCEFALMHPRKTNGVMVELIDYKWKELESL from the coding sequence ATGAAAATCAAAAAAATGGATCATTTCTGTATTGCGGTGAAGGATCTCGATGCGGCCAGGAAGGTATGGGAACCTATATTGGGCAAAGAACCGGACGACACCTATGTGGATGAACCGGAGAAAATCCGCGTCGCCCGCTACTGGCTTGGCGGGGTGGGATTTGAACTGATGGAATCCACGGCCCCCGACGGCCCCGTGGCTCAGTGGATCGAGAAGCATGGGGAAGGAATCATGCTGATCGGCCTCAATGTGGAAAGCACACGGGAAGCCATTGCCGAGCTCGAGGCAAAAGGATACCCCTTTGTTGCCCCCCCCTCTCCGATTGCCGATGACATTACCGGAAAAGCCAGACCTTTCCGCGATTGCGAGTTTGCGCTGATGCATCCCCGGAAAACAAACGGCGTCATGGTTGAACTGATCGATTATAAATGGAAGGAACTCGAGTCCTTATAA
- a CDS encoding secondary thiamine-phosphate synthase enzyme YjbQ: MKSFRKELWIEIPSRVGFLNITEQIVQCVDESQIKEGFVLVNAKHITASVFINGDERGLLQDFALWLERLAPHEPITQYRHNETGGTNGDAHLKRQVMGREVMVAITNGILDLGPYEQIFYGEFDGLREKRVLVKIIGE, from the coding sequence ATGAAATCCTTTCGAAAAGAGTTGTGGATTGAAATTCCGAGCAGAGTGGGCTTTTTAAATATTACGGAACAGATTGTACAATGCGTGGATGAAAGTCAGATCAAAGAAGGGTTCGTCCTGGTTAACGCCAAGCATATCACCGCCTCCGTCTTCATCAATGGCGATGAAAGGGGCCTTCTTCAGGATTTTGCCCTGTGGCTGGAGAGGCTGGCTCCCCACGAACCGATTACACAATATCGGCATAACGAAACGGGAGGAACCAACGGGGACGCCCATTTGAAAAGGCAGGTCATGGGAAGAGAGGTCATGGTTGCCATTACGAACGGGATCCTGGATCTCGGCCCGTATGAACAGATCTTTTACGGCGAGTTTGACGGCCTCAGGGAGAAACGGGTACTGGTAAAGATTATCGGCGAATGA